The Cellulomonas sp. S1-8 genome has a window encoding:
- a CDS encoding ABC transporter permease translates to MATDVGGDDAGPPAVERDARWAEALARVVSGGWAVSLGAVVLAVLAGSVMIAFTDENVQAASQYFFARPGDLFAAVGQAVGGAYAALFRGAVYNYTADSFEQAIRPLTQSMTYATPLIAAGLGLAVGFRSGLFNIGGQGQMLMAAAGAGWVGFAWDLPAGLHVVVAIVVGVAAGALWAGIAGLLKAMTGAHEVIVTIMLNYVAFYLLAYLLATPGLLQAPGSANPKTPPMADTALLPRLLGPEFRLHLGFLLALVAVVLVWWILERSRLGFALRAVGENPYAARVAGIDVPRSTVLAMLVSGALIGLAGSTQVLGLITTGFSNDIDAGVGFDAITVALLGASNPGGVLLAGLLFGAFKAGGSVMQASENIPIEIVLVVQSLIVLFIAAPPLVRAVFRLPQPGSRAPATGRRSGAARRKEVQR, encoded by the coding sequence GTGGCGACCGACGTAGGAGGCGACGACGCCGGTCCCCCGGCGGTCGAGCGCGACGCGCGCTGGGCCGAGGCGCTGGCCCGTGTGGTGTCCGGTGGCTGGGCCGTCTCGCTCGGTGCGGTCGTGCTCGCGGTGCTCGCGGGCTCCGTGATGATCGCGTTCACCGACGAGAACGTGCAGGCTGCGTCACAGTACTTCTTCGCACGTCCGGGCGACCTGTTCGCCGCGGTGGGGCAGGCCGTCGGCGGGGCCTACGCGGCGCTGTTCCGCGGTGCGGTCTACAACTACACGGCCGACTCGTTCGAGCAGGCCATCCGCCCGCTCACGCAGTCCATGACCTACGCGACCCCGCTCATCGCCGCGGGCCTCGGCCTGGCGGTCGGCTTCCGGTCGGGCCTGTTCAACATCGGCGGGCAGGGGCAGATGCTCATGGCCGCGGCCGGTGCCGGCTGGGTCGGCTTCGCCTGGGACCTGCCCGCCGGGCTGCACGTGGTCGTCGCGATCGTCGTGGGCGTCGCGGCAGGTGCGCTGTGGGCCGGGATCGCCGGGCTGCTCAAGGCGATGACGGGCGCGCACGAGGTGATCGTGACGATCATGCTCAACTACGTGGCCTTCTACCTGCTGGCGTACCTGCTGGCCACCCCGGGCCTGCTGCAGGCGCCCGGGTCTGCCAACCCCAAGACGCCGCCGATGGCTGATACGGCGCTGCTGCCGCGGCTGCTCGGCCCGGAGTTCCGCCTCCACCTGGGGTTCCTGCTCGCGCTGGTCGCGGTCGTGCTCGTGTGGTGGATCCTCGAGCGCTCGCGGCTCGGGTTCGCGCTGCGCGCGGTGGGGGAGAACCCGTACGCCGCCCGCGTCGCCGGCATCGACGTGCCCCGCTCGACGGTCCTGGCGATGCTCGTGTCCGGTGCGCTGATCGGCCTGGCGGGCAGCACGCAGGTGCTCGGCCTGATCACGACCGGGTTCAGCAACGACATCGACGCGGGCGTCGGCTTCGACGCGATCACGGTCGCGCTGCTCGGCGCGTCGAACCCCGGCGGGGTGCTGCTCGCGGGTCTGCTGTTCGGGGCGTTCAAGGCCGGCGGGTCGGTCATGCAGGCGTCCGAGAACATCCCGATCGAGATCGTGCTGGTCGTGCAGTCCCTGATCGTCCTGTTCATCGCGGCGCCGCCGCTGGTGCGTGCGGTGTTCCGGCTCCCGCAGCCGGGCAGTCGCGCACCGGCCACGGGCCGTCGGTCGGGCGCCGCGCGCCGCAAGGAGGTCCAGCGGTGA